A window of Leptospira fainei serovar Hurstbridge str. BUT 6 contains these coding sequences:
- a CDS encoding tetratricopeptide repeat protein, protein MNLKSSYFAVLILYIALPTWLRADLPLPFPEDRSGMEESESPLTSTGEPLKSLEGVTGEASVSAPEVNTETSKSAETVIGNDSNLKSAEEDSVALQTSPAKPKSTQLPNLNGKKTRKAKKKDDQDPSQAAYERGLLRLRNGEKNAAQEEFTKAAGSQGEASGKAKLELSKLADTQTNSTSPESQDEEMKWKTLLESARSLRSQGKNSEAQTALLQVATEAPPEYRAQALLQLGDSLFRQGRFADSRAYLIDFWNRFGRKYPISADPNSAEFRRQLEERDLGAYLLFKSSYKAGEAEWARKFLIKYLEKSSDDSKGRFAPLRAELENLSKRDL, encoded by the coding sequence ATGAATTTGAAATCGTCTTATTTTGCCGTTCTTATTCTATATATAGCTTTACCGACTTGGCTCCGGGCGGATTTACCTTTACCTTTTCCCGAAGATCGATCCGGCATGGAAGAATCGGAATCTCCGCTAACTTCTACCGGTGAACCTTTAAAATCCCTTGAAGGAGTTACGGGGGAAGCGTCGGTTTCCGCGCCGGAAGTAAATACCGAAACAAGCAAATCCGCCGAGACCGTCATCGGAAACGATTCGAATCTTAAATCTGCGGAAGAAGATTCCGTTGCGCTTCAAACTTCTCCTGCCAAACCGAAGTCGACTCAATTGCCTAATCTAAATGGGAAAAAAACTCGGAAAGCGAAAAAGAAGGACGATCAAGATCCGAGTCAGGCCGCCTACGAAAGAGGATTATTAAGACTTCGTAATGGAGAAAAGAATGCGGCTCAAGAGGAATTTACGAAGGCTGCGGGAAGCCAAGGAGAAGCTTCCGGGAAGGCAAAACTGGAATTATCCAAACTTGCCGACACTCAAACGAATTCAACCTCGCCGGAGAGCCAAGACGAGGAAATGAAATGGAAAACTCTACTCGAATCGGCGCGCTCATTACGCTCCCAGGGAAAAAATTCGGAGGCTCAGACCGCACTTTTGCAAGTCGCTACCGAAGCTCCTCCAGAATACCGCGCACAAGCTTTATTACAATTAGGTGATTCTCTTTTTCGGCAGGGACGATTTGCGGATTCCCGCGCTTATCTGATCGATTTCTGGAACCGTTTCGGCCGCAAATACCCGATTTCCGCCGACCCGAATTCGGCTGAATTTAGGAGACAACTGGAAGAACGAGATTTAGGCGCTTATCTTCTATTTAAGTCCAGCTACAAGGCAGGTGAAGCAGAGTGGGCCAGAAAATTTCTAATAAAGTATCTTGAAAAAAGTTCTGACGATTCTAAGGGAAGGTTTGCCCCATTACGCGCCGAATTGGAAAATCTTTCAAAGCGAGATCTATAA
- a CDS encoding STAS domain-containing protein: protein MAKLELQGKQGTVRFDNQLLDGYEKVFDEISDHASRAQFQSLILDLTSTRKITSSGVAKLLTLKNLMDHFGIKLEVVNLHPPLLDVLKKFKVDLMLKIRS, encoded by the coding sequence ATGGCAAAACTAGAACTCCAAGGAAAGCAGGGCACGGTTCGGTTTGATAACCAGCTTTTGGACGGGTATGAAAAAGTTTTCGATGAAATTTCAGACCATGCATCGCGAGCTCAATTTCAGAGTTTGATTTTGGATTTAACTTCCACTAGAAAGATTACCTCGAGTGGAGTTGCAAAACTTCTCACTCTTAAAAATCTTATGGATCATTTCGGAATTAAGTTGGAAGTCGTAAACCTACACCCACCCCTACTCGACGTTCTCAAGAAATTCAAAGTCGACTTAATGTTAAAGATCCGTTCCTAA
- a CDS encoding chemotaxis protein CheX, producing MQIRAELVNPFLEAATIVFRDVLQTDLIRGKIGVKDTPETTLELAIIIGVLGTFNGEVVYGLNYDAAYKIANKLMPGMSEQDIKNEYKDILGEIANMTTGNAMNIFATAGQSIEITAPNIVDAKNETIKIPKKQALAINLFSKFGKLEVNVSLS from the coding sequence ATGCAAATCCGTGCCGAACTCGTAAATCCATTCCTGGAAGCGGCGACTATCGTCTTCCGAGACGTACTACAAACCGATTTGATTCGTGGAAAAATCGGAGTTAAAGATACTCCTGAAACGACATTGGAACTCGCAATCATCATAGGCGTATTGGGAACTTTTAACGGGGAAGTCGTTTACGGATTGAATTACGACGCCGCATACAAGATCGCGAATAAGCTGATGCCGGGAATGAGCGAACAGGATATCAAAAACGAGTACAAGGATATCTTGGGCGAAATTGCAAACATGACCACCGGAAATGCCATGAATATTTTTGCGACGGCCGGTCAATCTATCGAGATCACGGCTCCGAATATCGTGGACGCCAAAAACGAGACGATTAAGATTCCGAAAAAACAAGCACTTGCCATTAACCTATTTTCCAAATTCGGAAAGTTAGAAGTCAACGTTTCTCTTTCGTAG
- a CDS encoding class I SAM-dependent DNA methyltransferase has translation MDRNTGNQAKRSRIISHTAQKKPYTAFSGVYDQVMRGAAYRLWAQVALGAYSTATGNSIPLKILDLGCGTCALWKELPSRSEIWGIDASREMLSVAEKRQIPGNRLQANLLSLPPLPAPFDLILSVHDTFNYFLDEGQLRKIFREISGLLGEKGIFFFDVSTERNFEKNFDGAILEETHDDIRLLWENEYSKKDMILTTRLKFKEKGTEIEEVHLHKAYPTDVWKFLLESSGLEILKIGSDYRSWKISPKAEYLNFVCRTA, from the coding sequence ATGGATAGAAATACTGGTAACCAAGCTAAAAGATCAAGAATTATTTCTCATACCGCGCAAAAAAAGCCTTATACCGCTTTTTCCGGCGTTTATGACCAGGTCATGAGGGGAGCCGCGTATCGACTCTGGGCTCAAGTAGCTTTGGGCGCCTACTCCACTGCAACCGGAAATTCAATTCCATTAAAAATCCTGGATTTAGGCTGCGGAACCTGCGCGCTCTGGAAGGAACTCCCATCTCGATCGGAAATTTGGGGGATCGATGCCTCCCGAGAAATGCTTTCCGTAGCCGAAAAGCGTCAAATTCCCGGGAATCGACTGCAAGCAAATTTACTATCTCTTCCTCCCTTGCCGGCTCCCTTTGATTTAATCCTGTCAGTGCATGATACGTTCAATTACTTCCTGGATGAGGGGCAGTTACGCAAAATCTTTCGGGAAATTTCCGGTCTTTTAGGAGAAAAGGGAATCTTTTTCTTCGATGTGAGCACCGAAAGAAACTTCGAAAAGAATTTCGACGGCGCGATTTTAGAAGAAACTCATGACGATATTCGCCTCCTTTGGGAAAACGAGTATTCTAAGAAAGACATGATTCTGACTACAAGGCTAAAATTTAAGGAAAAGGGAACGGAAATCGAAGAAGTACACCTTCATAAAGCATATCCGACCGATGTCTGGAAATTTTTATTGGAATCTTCAGGATTGGAGATTTTGAAAATCGGCTCCGATTATCGTTCTTGGAAAATCTCCCCCAAGGCTGAATATCTAAATTTCGTATGTAGAACTGCATAA
- a CDS encoding ABC transporter permease, with product MNRSPRIFEFHANVKAVFSKEWIGYLNTPIGYIFAILFLLLASFLFFFGLGEDSFWDRNVASMEQFFLWIPLLYIVFIPAITMRLWSEEERTGTREILFTLPLREYEIVFAKFLAAWLFLGLVLLTTFSIPFTVWALGDLDLGATFAGYFGCYLLGSCYISIGLLISALTKDQISAYLLTMLACLFFFLLGYQPVLRFLGGAAASLASFISLSRHFEPFRLGILDGKEIFYTVSFTITALVANVIVLLGKKR from the coding sequence ATGAACCGTTCTCCGCGAATTTTCGAATTCCATGCCAATGTAAAGGCCGTTTTTTCCAAGGAATGGATCGGCTATTTAAACACTCCGATCGGATATATCTTCGCGATTCTATTTCTTCTACTCGCATCTTTTTTATTTTTCTTCGGATTAGGAGAAGACTCGTTCTGGGATAGAAACGTCGCAAGCATGGAGCAATTTTTTCTCTGGATCCCTCTCCTTTATATCGTATTTATTCCGGCAATCACGATGCGGCTTTGGTCCGAAGAGGAACGAACCGGAACGAGGGAGATATTGTTTACGCTTCCTTTAAGAGAATATGAAATCGTGTTCGCTAAATTTTTAGCGGCTTGGCTTTTCCTAGGGTTAGTTCTCTTAACGACTTTTTCGATTCCGTTTACCGTTTGGGCCTTGGGCGACTTGGATTTGGGCGCTACTTTTGCAGGATATTTCGGCTGTTATTTATTAGGAAGTTGTTATATATCGATAGGTCTATTGATTTCGGCTCTGACGAAAGATCAGATCAGCGCATACTTATTAACGATGTTGGCCTGTTTGTTTTTCTTTTTACTCGGATATCAGCCCGTCCTACGCTTTTTAGGCGGAGCCGCAGCTTCCCTCGCATCCTTTATTTCTTTATCCAGACATTTCGAGCCGTTTCGATTGGGAATTTTAGACGGCAAAGAAATCTTTTATACCGTAAGCTTCACGATAACGGCATTGGTCGCTAACGTAATCGTACTGTTAGGAAAGAAAAGATGA
- a CDS encoding SpiroCoCo family coiled-coil protein has product MREMDAYVKDIRSAMESSAGDILGDAEEKISQLNGTIDEEFRKMDRRLEHFGRSWEDEVVSLKNHTQEAIQGLEERLGQIHLRGTELLEEFGKVYASQRDKIEEFVSKYKTNFRKEGEDVREELTQRFREIKTEGQNLVSSLKEDYSEIGDKFENLIKKNEKLLEAQAERIRTSTEAELDHAAEEAAFVLDRLRESAEEFFERQEEKIGRLNGTIDSKINKQLSALLDKGHVQLGQLEERISKHLQDVKRNLEEALKAGKRESEDQMKGFQGQVRNLLRETEASSEEFLRSGREEFRVAQEEYRRLQIELKSDLHEIQEAKNSLFSELEVEAEALRSSVQEISDKMQEAESKSVLFIDVKEMIDRSEEFVERMRAAVEEANHSEALTIELDKNLHRLKQYQEELEARLEKAEERESEILDVAGKAESLKEEFSKMLQESSHWEETIQKLEEAGSRASDMESKFVDLESRLGHLDEVREELHSLTDETREQKDSSSKVAQRIRELEKEISVMEAREKEVANTLRKTDERLEFLAGRKEEILSVEAKFDKVEDLMAELSERHKQTSTLLQRVEDLREGASSVKDELESLLAEADDTFEKLSSFLDVVQTTAQKPVTGKTGKSSEQNPMVSRKKATVLNLFHNFHWEPETIAEKLGLETSLVQTIIQSEAAKRG; this is encoded by the coding sequence ATGAGGGAAATGGACGCTTACGTAAAAGATATTCGTTCCGCTATGGAAAGTAGTGCCGGCGACATTCTTGGAGATGCTGAGGAAAAAATTTCCCAACTTAACGGAACCATAGATGAAGAATTCCGCAAAATGGATCGTAGATTGGAGCATTTCGGTCGTTCTTGGGAAGACGAAGTAGTTTCGCTCAAGAACCATACTCAAGAAGCCATCCAAGGATTGGAAGAAAGGCTAGGCCAAATCCATCTTCGCGGCACGGAACTTCTGGAAGAGTTCGGTAAGGTCTACGCTTCCCAAAGGGATAAGATCGAGGAATTTGTTTCCAAATATAAAACCAATTTCCGCAAGGAAGGGGAAGACGTTCGCGAAGAGCTGACTCAAAGATTTAGGGAAATCAAAACGGAAGGACAAAATCTCGTTTCTTCCTTAAAAGAAGATTATTCCGAAATCGGAGATAAATTCGAAAATTTAATCAAAAAGAATGAAAAGCTCCTGGAAGCACAGGCCGAAAGAATTCGGACTTCGACCGAAGCGGAATTGGATCACGCCGCCGAAGAGGCCGCATTCGTTTTGGATCGGCTACGCGAATCTGCCGAAGAATTCTTCGAAAGACAAGAAGAAAAAATCGGTCGTTTGAACGGAACCATAGACTCAAAAATTAATAAGCAATTGTCCGCTCTTCTTGATAAGGGGCATGTTCAATTAGGCCAACTGGAAGAACGGATCTCCAAACATTTACAGGATGTAAAACGGAATTTAGAAGAAGCATTGAAAGCCGGCAAACGGGAAAGCGAAGACCAGATGAAGGGCTTCCAGGGCCAAGTTCGCAATTTGCTGCGGGAGACCGAAGCATCCTCCGAAGAATTTCTACGTTCCGGCCGGGAAGAATTTCGAGTCGCACAGGAAGAATATCGCAGGCTGCAGATAGAATTAAAATCCGATCTTCATGAAATCCAAGAGGCCAAAAATTCCCTTTTCAGCGAACTCGAGGTCGAAGCCGAGGCGCTTCGAAGCTCCGTTCAAGAAATTTCCGATAAGATGCAAGAGGCGGAGTCCAAATCGGTCTTATTCATAGATGTAAAAGAAATGATCGATCGTTCCGAGGAGTTCGTAGAACGGATGAGGGCGGCTGTAGAGGAAGCGAATCATTCGGAAGCCTTAACTATCGAACTAGATAAGAATCTTCATAGACTCAAGCAATACCAGGAAGAACTGGAAGCTCGCCTGGAGAAAGCCGAAGAGCGCGAAAGTGAAATTTTGGACGTTGCCGGAAAGGCGGAGAGTCTGAAAGAGGAATTTTCTAAAATGCTTCAGGAATCTTCTCATTGGGAAGAAACGATCCAAAAGTTGGAAGAGGCCGGGAGTCGTGCGTCCGACATGGAGTCGAAATTCGTGGATCTTGAAAGTAGATTGGGTCATTTGGACGAGGTTCGAGAAGAATTGCATAGTCTAACGGATGAAACTAGAGAACAGAAAGATTCTTCCTCCAAGGTTGCTCAAAGAATTCGCGAGCTGGAAAAAGAAATTTCCGTGATGGAAGCGAGAGAGAAAGAAGTAGCCAATACGCTGCGTAAAACCGATGAGCGATTGGAATTTTTGGCCGGTAGAAAGGAAGAGATTCTTTCCGTCGAAGCAAAGTTCGATAAGGTCGAAGATCTGATGGCCGAGCTATCGGAGCGGCATAAACAAACTAGCACGCTGCTACAACGGGTCGAGGATCTTCGCGAAGGTGCAAGCTCGGTTAAAGACGAGTTGGAAAGTCTCCTTGCCGAAGCGGATGACACGTTCGAAAAATTATCATCATTTTTAGATGTAGTTCAGACGACCGCTCAAAAGCCGGTCACAGGCAAAACAGGAAAGTCCTCGGAGCAGAATCCGATGGTAAGTAGAAAAAAAGCCACAGTCTTGAATTTATTTCATAACTTTCATTGGGAGCCGGAAACCATCGCCGAAAAACTCGGTTTGGAAACTTCCTTAGTTCAAACAATTATTCAGAGCGAGGCGGCAAAAAGGGGATGA
- a CDS encoding DUF4340 domain-containing protein yields the protein MKLPEFFFKTWGYLKSNPGISLFLTNLFLALILLLARDPWEAFKDTYAHADPFFPVTESDIAKVIIGRKGEAVVLARTIDSWEVSLPNGTEGQGDNERIETFLKGILALRKYTLLSQGNAPRSFAPEFGLDGDEPSVEVFDASESSLGILYLGSLATRHAGMYVLEPKSGKIWLVRENLKLLSGNSKPDYFFSRSLISEAISGTPIQSVRLTFSGHPEKNFSLVNSAGEWNLSAAEFSKPAAVEEVNVFIEALFRLKADEILFENKEEIVPVRSDENFQIELKSASETELLSPIGKTKQGSWIFRRKDLNYKLILDPWTLEPILRKDLADFTSYKGAHSFQ from the coding sequence ATGAAATTACCCGAATTCTTTTTTAAGACTTGGGGATACCTCAAGTCGAATCCGGGAATCTCCCTTTTTCTAACCAACCTATTTTTAGCCTTAATCCTATTATTGGCGAGGGACCCCTGGGAGGCATTTAAAGATACGTACGCACACGCCGATCCGTTTTTTCCCGTGACGGAATCGGATATAGCGAAAGTCATAATTGGAAGAAAAGGAGAAGCGGTCGTTCTAGCCCGAACCATCGATTCATGGGAAGTCTCTCTCCCGAACGGCACGGAAGGCCAAGGGGATAATGAAAGAATAGAAACTTTCTTAAAAGGAATTCTTGCATTACGAAAATATACTCTTTTGTCTCAAGGAAATGCGCCCCGATCTTTTGCGCCGGAGTTCGGATTGGACGGCGACGAACCTAGCGTGGAAGTATTCGATGCTTCCGAATCTAGTCTGGGAATTCTGTATTTAGGCTCGTTAGCGACTCGACATGCAGGTATGTACGTGCTCGAACCGAAGTCTGGGAAAATCTGGCTCGTGCGGGAAAATCTGAAACTATTATCGGGTAATAGTAAACCGGATTATTTTTTCTCCAGAAGTTTGATTTCGGAAGCCATATCCGGGACTCCGATTCAGTCGGTTCGCTTAACATTCTCGGGACATCCTGAAAAGAATTTTTCCTTGGTCAATTCGGCGGGTGAATGGAATTTATCCGCTGCGGAATTCTCCAAACCTGCCGCTGTGGAAGAAGTAAATGTTTTTATTGAAGCTCTATTCCGACTGAAAGCGGATGAAATTCTATTCGAGAACAAAGAGGAAATTGTTCCGGTACGAAGCGATGAAAACTTTCAAATAGAACTGAAATCCGCATCCGAAACCGAACTTCTTTCCCCGATCGGCAAAACAAAGCAAGGTAGCTGGATATTCCGACGTAAAGACCTGAACTATAAGTTGATTTTAGATCCCTGGACTCTCGAGCCTATCTTACGAAAAGACTTGGCGGACTTTACTTCCTATAAGGGAGCGCATTCCTTCCAGTAG
- a CDS encoding LIC_11490 family protein produces the protein MLYIALALILVGLLCFIYVSFQPSLKNRTVQSGSARMPTSISRDRKIVTEAMAAAKRPPRTESYSHLDRVFAEERKIRPSRPASEHREEANMIPEEEVWEEEIRTEPIPHEEPFRQREQPPEETVEIGTESREEEWSMEGILFLDLSGKLPYEGLKQKIRPEQLKGFRRIGKGRVREIPGGFAFHALNSEFSYKLDEVEKVIFYDEGFALLPAKREFPTPIFLTKETERFKAYLEHTSKA, from the coding sequence ATGCTTTATATTGCACTCGCACTCATTTTGGTCGGACTCCTTTGTTTCATTTACGTATCCTTCCAGCCTAGTTTGAAGAATCGTACGGTTCAGTCCGGTTCGGCAAGAATGCCGACTTCAATCTCAAGGGACAGAAAAATTGTCACCGAAGCGATGGCAGCGGCCAAGAGGCCTCCTCGCACCGAGTCATATTCTCATTTAGACAGGGTATTTGCGGAAGAGCGAAAGATTCGACCTTCGAGACCTGCCTCTGAACATAGAGAAGAAGCGAACATGATTCCGGAAGAAGAAGTTTGGGAAGAAGAAATTAGGACGGAGCCGATTCCCCATGAGGAACCGTTTCGACAAAGAGAGCAACCTCCGGAGGAAACAGTGGAAATTGGCACAGAATCTCGCGAGGAAGAATGGTCTATGGAAGGAATTTTATTTCTGGATCTTTCCGGAAAATTGCCGTACGAAGGATTGAAGCAAAAAATTAGGCCGGAACAACTCAAAGGATTCAGAAGAATCGGCAAAGGCAGAGTCCGGGAAATTCCGGGCGGATTTGCATTTCACGCGTTAAATTCCGAGTTCAGTTATAAACTGGACGAGGTGGAAAAAGTAATCTTTTACGATGAAGGCTTTGCACTCTTACCGGCTAAACGAGAGTTTCCGACTCCGATTTTTTTGACGAAAGAAACCGAGCGGTTCAAAGCCTATTTGGAACATACCTCAAAAGCGTAG
- the lmtA gene encoding lipid A Kdo2 1-phosphate O-methyltransferase, whose amino-acid sequence MALIEELDKQGIFLFRWRSYIPGFILLLSLYSLKDYQFLNGSYETNLFYAAACFFVSLSGLFVRCFVIGYAPARTSGRNTKEQIADMVNREGIYSLVRHPLYLGNFLLYLGPVLYLRDLPLLLVFALFFGFYYERIMFTEEKFLREKFGREYLDWADNVPAFIPKLKGYVKPQLSFSIKNVLKREYPSLFGIVVIFVLFDFGASFVNNFILWTAPWEAITEPQIWVFGIGAGFYIITRLVVKTTRWLQVEGR is encoded by the coding sequence ATGGCTCTGATCGAAGAACTAGATAAACAAGGGATTTTCCTATTTCGCTGGAGATCCTATATTCCCGGCTTTATCCTCCTCCTTAGTTTGTACTCTCTAAAAGATTATCAATTTCTAAACGGATCCTATGAGACCAATTTGTTTTATGCAGCGGCATGCTTTTTTGTAAGCTTATCGGGTTTATTCGTTCGCTGCTTTGTGATCGGATACGCTCCCGCACGTACCTCCGGTCGAAATACGAAAGAGCAGATTGCAGATATGGTAAATCGGGAGGGAATCTATTCTTTGGTTCGCCATCCATTGTATTTGGGAAACTTCCTACTATATCTCGGACCGGTGCTTTACTTACGGGATCTCCCGCTACTCCTTGTATTTGCTCTCTTTTTCGGATTCTATTACGAAAGAATTATGTTCACGGAGGAAAAATTCCTAAGGGAGAAATTCGGCCGCGAATATCTTGATTGGGCGGACAATGTTCCCGCTTTCATACCGAAATTGAAGGGTTACGTAAAACCTCAGCTTTCCTTTTCCATTAAAAATGTCTTAAAGAGAGAGTATCCTAGCCTTTTTGGAATCGTCGTTATTTTTGTTTTGTTCGATTTCGGAGCAAGTTTCGTGAATAATTTCATCTTATGGACTGCGCCATGGGAAGCCATCACCGAACCCCAAATTTGGGTTTTTGGAATCGGAGCCGGTTTTTATATCATTACCAGATTAGTCGTAAAAACGACTCGCTGGCTGCAAGTAGAAGGAAGATAA
- a CDS encoding ATP-binding cassette domain-containing protein, with translation MGSLKANRLTKSFSNQSALIEVGFSIPKGRITGLLGPNGAGKTTTMRLLTGFLEPDTGTVSYGDISLSEDPIQIKRNLGYLPEWAPIYQDLTAQEYLEFIGRARGLQGGILQHRIREMRELCDLGDHFFSEIGTLSKGFKQRVALAGTLIHDPEYIILDEPSSGLDPIQIGQIRSIIRSFGKEKVLVLSTHILQEVEEICDHVLILHKGRLIADVSVKDINRGDSILLIAKTDLETLGHCFKNTDIEILESKNIGEATEFHLRSNTHSSEFLFERIRSATFPVLEFRPVRRTLESVFQELTAIS, from the coding sequence ATGGGTTCCCTTAAGGCGAATCGACTCACAAAATCATTCTCCAATCAGTCGGCCCTTATCGAGGTAGGTTTTTCTATCCCTAAAGGGCGAATAACCGGTCTCTTAGGTCCGAATGGAGCCGGAAAAACCACCACGATGCGCCTACTTACCGGATTCCTGGAACCCGATACCGGAACCGTCTCTTATGGAGATATCTCACTATCCGAAGATCCGATTCAAATAAAACGGAACCTTGGTTATTTACCCGAATGGGCGCCCATCTATCAGGACTTAACGGCACAAGAATATCTCGAATTCATAGGGAGAGCAAGAGGGTTACAAGGCGGAATTCTACAGCATCGAATCCGGGAAATGAGAGAATTATGCGATTTAGGAGATCATTTTTTTTCGGAGATAGGAACCCTTTCTAAAGGATTTAAACAGCGCGTCGCATTAGCGGGCACGTTAATCCACGATCCGGAATATATAATTTTGGACGAACCGAGTTCCGGCTTGGATCCGATACAAATCGGTCAAATCCGATCGATCATTCGTTCCTTTGGAAAAGAAAAAGTTCTCGTACTTTCCACTCACATACTCCAAGAAGTGGAGGAGATTTGCGATCACGTTTTGATTCTCCACAAAGGGAGATTAATAGCGGATGTGAGCGTGAAAGACATCAATCGAGGCGATTCGATTTTGCTCATCGCTAAAACGGACTTAGAAACTCTGGGACATTGTTTTAAAAATACCGATATCGAGATTTTGGAATCGAAAAATATCGGAGAAGCCACGGAGTTTCATCTTCGATCAAACACGCATTCTTCCGAGTTTCTATTCGAAAGAATTCGCTCGGCTACCTTCCCCGTTTTGGAATTTCGTCCCGTTAGACGTACCCTCGAATCGGTCTTTCAGGAATTGACGGCGATTTCATGA
- a CDS encoding GldG family protein, whose translation MTDLLKPFLEISKHRWFLLGNLFLFFLLMNGIVSSGSCRKDLSRSERFELTVSTRKLLENLESTLYIDAFYSSKVPGEYKARLDLTKEMLSEIAAVGGKKVVLRFFDPDSSQEEAQKASESGVEPQILQKSDRDSASVKQAYLGLTLTIGSETEILPVAFFAEQIEYQILSGIRKIRRKNQDSGLVLLKTNGSLNPQNPGPGSGKDTVGVFVHQVLETEIGMIPELNLESDEIPEGTSALLWIGSGSLSQLERYKIDQFLVSGGSLILLSKTMDFRMESSGNRMGILTGETGAGMAQTDSFAQDLSSFLEHYGIRILSNIVLDPDNSLPMGQLIEVEPGVLGKYPYPPWIVASHKNNTLNNESPFTKDQENLLLPWSSSIELIPGKQKSAPGTPLIFSGPDAEIRSDRVMLGEKQLQQTPIRPNGGPFLLGAIVEGPIESYFADKPLPKGVGKNGFLSKSPNDRIGRILVIGTPYLVSDILAFPDYREIFRDTNIPFLLNSIDILSGETDLLAARSKQSLILKMSPVSPKMEIFASLMNVLGIPLFVSLYAFLRLRRRRRNRPR comes from the coding sequence ATGACGGATTTGCTGAAGCCTTTCCTGGAAATCTCCAAACATCGATGGTTTCTTCTTGGGAATCTTTTTCTTTTTTTCCTTTTAATGAATGGAATCGTTTCTTCCGGAAGTTGTCGTAAAGATCTATCAAGATCCGAGCGTTTCGAACTTACCGTCAGCACCCGAAAGCTGTTGGAGAATTTGGAATCAACCCTGTACATCGACGCATTCTATTCCTCCAAGGTGCCGGGAGAATATAAGGCTAGATTGGATCTGACAAAGGAAATGTTAAGCGAAATCGCGGCGGTCGGAGGAAAGAAAGTCGTGCTCCGTTTTTTTGATCCCGATTCCTCTCAAGAAGAAGCTCAGAAAGCTTCCGAATCGGGAGTCGAACCCCAAATTCTGCAAAAATCCGACCGTGATTCAGCTTCGGTTAAGCAAGCGTATTTGGGGCTGACGCTCACTATAGGTTCCGAAACCGAAATTCTACCTGTGGCATTTTTCGCCGAGCAGATCGAATACCAAATCTTATCCGGAATTCGAAAAATACGGAGAAAAAACCAAGACAGCGGATTAGTTCTTCTAAAAACGAATGGAAGTTTAAACCCGCAAAATCCCGGTCCGGGTTCCGGTAAAGACACTGTCGGGGTTTTTGTACACCAGGTTTTAGAAACCGAAATCGGAATGATTCCCGAATTGAATTTGGAATCGGACGAAATTCCGGAAGGAACTAGCGCTCTACTCTGGATCGGGTCCGGCTCGCTATCGCAATTGGAGAGATATAAGATCGATCAATTTTTAGTGAGCGGTGGAAGCTTGATCCTCCTTTCAAAAACTATGGACTTCCGAATGGAATCGTCCGGCAATAGAATGGGAATCTTAACGGGAGAAACAGGGGCCGGAATGGCTCAAACGGATTCGTTTGCCCAAGATTTAAGTTCATTCTTAGAACATTATGGAATTCGAATTCTATCGAATATCGTCTTAGATCCCGATAATTCCCTGCCGATGGGTCAACTTATAGAAGTCGAACCCGGTGTTCTCGGTAAATATCCCTATCCTCCTTGGATTGTCGCCAGTCACAAAAATAATACTCTTAACAACGAAAGTCCATTTACTAAGGATCAGGAAAATTTACTTCTCCCTTGGAGTTCTAGCATAGAACTGATTCCGGGAAAACAGAAAAGTGCCCCGGGGACTCCGTTGATTTTCAGCGGTCCTGACGCGGAAATTCGTTCGGACCGGGTCATGTTGGGCGAGAAGCAGCTTCAGCAGACGCCGATCCGGCCTAACGGAGGTCCTTTTCTGCTCGGTGCGATTGTTGAAGGCCCTATCGAATCCTATTTTGCGGATAAACCTCTCCCGAAAGGAGTCGGCAAAAACGGATTTCTTTCCAAATCTCCGAACGATAGAATCGGAAGAATTCTCGTAATAGGCACACCGTATCTTGTCTCCGATATTTTGGCATTTCCGGACTACCGAGAGATATTCCGAGATACGAATATTCCGTTTCTTTTAAATTCTATCGATATACTAAGCGGAGAAACCGATCTACTGGCGGCCAGAAGCAAACAATCCTTGATCCTCAAAATGAGCCCGGTTTCTCCTAAAATGGAAATCTTCGCAAGTTTAATGAACGTATTGGGGATTCCCTTGTTTGTAAGTCTTTACGCATTCTTGCGCCTTCGCAGAAGAAGAAGGAACAGGCCAAGATGA